In the Frankiaceae bacterium genome, ACGACCGCCGCGACGTCGGCGCCGACGAGCACCGACGCCCCGCTCGCCGCCGTCGCCCTGCTGCTCGTCGCGGGCACCGCCGCCGTCCGCCGCCGCGTCGCGTAGGGCGGCCCCGCTGGGGCAGGATGCCCCGCATGAGCGCACTGCCGGACAAGGCCCGCGAGCTTCTCGACGCGCCCAACCACGTCACCCTCGCCACGATCAACGCCGACGGCTCGCCGCAGACGACCGTGCACTGGGTCGCCCGCGACGGAGACGACGTCCTCATGTCGACCGTCAAGGGCCGCAGGCACGCCCGCAACCTCGAACGCGACCCTCGCGTCTCCGTCCTGCTCATCGCGCCGGACGACCCGTACTCCTACCTGGAGGTCCGCGGCACCGCCACCCTCACCGAGGAGGGTGGCCGCGAGCTCATCGACGCGCTGGCGCTGAAGTACCGGGGCGTGACGCCGTACCCGTGGGACAAGCCGGAGAACGTCCGCGTCGTCATCCGCGTCCCACCCGAGCACGTCGTCTTCCACGGCGCCTGACCCGGCCGGCCGGCCGAACGCCGCCGTAGGGCGTACGCCGCCCCGGGCGTGCGGTTACTGGTGGGTAGCGGCAACGGCCGGGCACGAACCGGTGAACGGCGACGTCGCTACTCACCAGTAGCTTCCGGCGCGCCCCGCCGTGCGAACGGATCCGCCGCTCGCCCGCGAGCCCGTACGCGGCCCCGCGTACGATGCGCGGCGTGCCGCTCGTCCTCCACGACACCCGCGCCCGCGCCGCCCGGCCGTTCGAGCCGGTCGTGCCCGGCGTGGCGTCCGTCTACGTCTGCGGCCCCACCGTGCAGGCACCGCCGCACGTCGGGCACGCGCGTTCCGCGGTGGCGTTCGACATCCTGCGCCGCTGGCTGACCGAGTCGGGCTACGCGGTGACGTACGTCCGCAACGTCACCGACATCGACGACAAGATCATCCACGTCGCCGGCCACGAGGGCGTCTCCTCGTGGGTCGTCGCGGAGCGCAACACGCGGG is a window encoding:
- a CDS encoding PPOX class F420-dependent oxidoreductase gives rise to the protein MSALPDKARELLDAPNHVTLATINADGSPQTTVHWVARDGDDVLMSTVKGRRHARNLERDPRVSVLLIAPDDPYSYLEVRGTATLTEEGGRELIDALALKYRGVTPYPWDKPENVRVVIRVPPEHVVFHGA